One Benincasa hispida cultivar B227 chromosome 5, ASM972705v1, whole genome shotgun sequence genomic window carries:
- the LOC120077381 gene encoding uncharacterized mitochondrial protein AtMg00810-like has translation MASIIFLLVYVDNIIITGNNPKLTALIETLVVQFALKELGKLRYFLGVQVHYLESGLLMNQSKYVDDLLHKLQMTDVKPMPSPGVQGQKLSKNDGQPISDPYIYRSTIGALQYLTHI, from the coding sequence ATGGCATCAATAATCTTTCTACTTGTTTATGTCGACAACATCATCATCACAGGTAATAATCCAAAACTAACGGCACTAATCGAAACTCTTGTTGTTCAGTTTGCACTTAAGGAACTGGGAAAACTTCGTTACTTCCTAGGCGTACAAGTTCACTACCTAGAGTCTGGTTTACTAATGAACCAATCCAAGTATGTGGATGACCTACTGCACAAACTACAAATGACTGATGTGAAACCAATGCCATCACCGGGTGTACAAGGCCAAAAACTATCCAAGAACGATGGGCAACCCATCTCTGATCCATACATCTATCGTAGCACCATAGGTGCTCTTCAGTATCTAACACACATATGA